GAGATCTACCTGGACTTCCCCTCCGTCGGCGCCACGGAGAACCTGATGATGGCGGCCGTGCTGGCGGAGGGCACCACGGTGATCCGCAACGCGGCACGGGAGCCGGAGATCGTGGACCTGCAGGCGTTCCTCAACAAGATGGGCGCGCGGGTGCGCGGGGCCGGGCTCGACGTGATCCGGATCGACGGCGTGAGCAAGCTGGGTTCGGTGGAACACACCGTGATTCCCGACCGCATCGAGGCCGCCACCTTCCTGGCGGCCGCGGCGATCACCGGCGGGGAGGTGACCGTGCAGGGGGTGATCCCCGAGCACGTGGACGCGGTGACCGCGAAGCTGCGGGAGATGGGCACCACCATCCGGGAGTACGGCACCGCGGTCACGGCGGTGGGGCCCCGGCGGCTGAAGGCGGCGGACGTCAAGACCCTGCCCTACCCGGGTTTCCCCACCGACATGCAGCCGCAGATGATGGCCCTGGCGGCCACCGCCGACGGCACCAGCATCATCACGGAGACCATTTTCGAGAACCGGTTCAAGGTCGCCGACGAGCTGCGCCGGATGGGCGCCAACATCAAGACCGAGGGACGGACCGCGGTGGTGCAGGGGGTGCCGTCCCTCTCGGGAGCGACGGTGGTCTGCCCGGCGCTGCGGGAGGGGATGGCACTGATTCTCGCCGGCCTCCGGGCGGAGGGCGAGACCACCATCGAGGACATCTACCACATCGACCGGGGCTACCAGCACCTGGAGCAAAAGCTGACCCGGCTGGGGGCGACGATCAGCCGGGTGTAGGAAACCGGGACCGGCGGCGGCCGGTCCCGGTTTCGCGGGTCTAAGCCTGTCCCCCGCCGCATAAGAGTTGACAGGCCCATGGGTTGGCCATCCCATGCCGACGCCGGCGGGCGCGCACCGGCGGCGGAAGACCATCAGCGAAGGAGGGCCAGGTTATGGGACGCCCGCTCATCGAGATCGACCCGACCAAGCCCATCTCGGAGTACTATGAGGTCATTCAGAACAGGTGGCACCCGGACATCCCGGCCGTCGCCAGCGTCCGGCCGGGCGAGGTCTTCACCGTGGAGTGCCCGGACTGGACCGGCGGCCAGGTGCGCAACGACGACACCGCCACCGACATCCGCGACATGGAGCTCTCGCCCAACCACCACCTGACCGGCCCCATCGAGGTGGCCGGCGCCGAACCTGGCGACCTGCTGGTCGTCGACATCCTGGACATCGGCCCCCACCCGAAGCAGAGCTGGGGCTACACCGGCATCTTCTGCAGGCACAACGGCGGCGGGTTCCTCACCGACCACTTTCCCCACGCCCACAAGGCCATCTGGGAGTTCGACGGCGTCTGGGCCCGATCCCGCCACGTGCCCGGTGTCCGCATCCCGTACCTGGCGCACCCCGGCATCCTCGGCACGGCCCCGTCGCATGACCTGCTGGCCCGGTGGAACGAGCGGGAACGCAAGCTCATCGCCCAGAACCCCGAACGGGTGCCGCCGCTCGCCCTGCCCCCCGAGCCCCGGAACGCAGTGCTGGGCGCGCTCCGCCCCGGGACGCCGGAGTACGAGCGGGTGGCCCGGGAGGCGGCCCGCACCATCCCGCCCCGGGAGAACGGCGGCAACCGGGACATCAAGAACCTCACCCGGGGCGCACGGGCGCTGCTGCCCGTGCACGTGAAGGGCGCCAAGCTCACGGTGGGCGACCTGCACTACAGCCAGGGCGACGGGGAGATCACGTTCTGCGGCGCCATCGAGATGCCGGGCTACATCACCATGTGCGTCGACCTCATCAAGGACGGCATGAACAAGTACAACCTGCACCACGCCATCTTCCAGCCGAGCCTGACCGAGCCGCGCTTCTCCAGCTACATCGTGTTCGAGGGCTATTCGGTGGACGAGGAGGGCCGGCAGTACTACCTGGACGCCCACGTCGCTTACCGGATGGCAT
The nucleotide sequence above comes from Symbiobacterium thermophilum IAM 14863. Encoded proteins:
- the fmdA gene encoding formamidase, coding for MGRPLIEIDPTKPISEYYEVIQNRWHPDIPAVASVRPGEVFTVECPDWTGGQVRNDDTATDIRDMELSPNHHLTGPIEVAGAEPGDLLVVDILDIGPHPKQSWGYTGIFCRHNGGGFLTDHFPHAHKAIWEFDGVWARSRHVPGVRIPYLAHPGILGTAPSHDLLARWNERERKLIAQNPERVPPLALPPEPRNAVLGALRPGTPEYERVAREAARTIPPRENGGNRDIKNLTRGARALLPVHVKGAKLTVGDLHYSQGDGEITFCGAIEMPGYITMCVDLIKDGMNKYNLHHAIFQPSLTEPRFSSYIVFEGYSVDEEGRQYYLDAHVAYRMACLEAINYLKSFGYTAEEAYMILGTAPIEGRISSIVDIPNACCTLWLPTEIFEFDIRPRKEGPVRVVSGGRLPTARWEDR
- the murA gene encoding UDP-N-acetylglucosamine 1-carboxyvinyltransferase, translating into MDRPAGLRLRPREVACIVKPNERYVVAGGCRLQGEVPVSGAKNAALPILAAALLTSGESVIHNAPMIRDVAVMIEILHKLGARVEEGPEGVSGRTLRIRADGLNGQEVGADFTREMRSSIFLMGPLLARVGKIRISYPGGCAIGPRPIDFHLRGLEALGARIEERFGYIEASVPRRLRGTEIYLDFPSVGATENLMMAAVLAEGTTVIRNAAREPEIVDLQAFLNKMGARVRGAGLDVIRIDGVSKLGSVEHTVIPDRIEAATFLAAAAITGGEVTVQGVIPEHVDAVTAKLREMGTTIREYGTAVTAVGPRRLKAADVKTLPYPGFPTDMQPQMMALAATADGTSIITETIFENRFKVADELRRMGANIKTEGRTAVVQGVPSLSGATVVCPALREGMALILAGLRAEGETTIEDIYHIDRGYQHLEQKLTRLGATISRV